The stretch of DNA CCTCATCCAGCAGCAGGCTGATGATGATCACCGCGATAAAGGTGGCAGTGGCGTTCCAGACAATGGCCCAGACGGTTGGAATGTCGTGCAAGGACACTGCACCGACCACCAGCGCAATAATTGCACCCAGTGCGGCGCTCCAGCCGACCCCAAGCCCTTTGGGCTGCCAGATGACCAGCGTGAGGGTGAACACAAAGACAGCAACAGCTACCAGCATGAAAATCTCGCTCGGTGATATCAGCAGCAGACAGCATCACGGACGGGACGGCCATCCATGTTTTTCAGCCGAAGGGTGTTGTCTGCCAACCACTGCGAATTGGCCTGCAAGGTGACTTGCAGCATCTCGTGTACCCAGGCCGGTAGCTCTGGATTGAGGCGGTAATACACCCACTGACCCTGGCGGCGATCCAGCAGCATGCCGTTGCTGCGCAACTGCGCCAGATGGCGGCTGACCTTGGGCTGGCTGTCGTCCAGCGCGCACATGAGCTCGCAGACGCAGAGTTCTCCCAGGCTGGCGATCAGCAGGGTGGCGCGAGCACGGGTCTCGTCAGAAAGGCTCTTGAACACATCAGGCGGGGAAATCATGGCGGCACCAATACATATGAAAATCCGAATATACGTATTTTCATATGTTAAGTGCAAGTACATCTGCCATGGCAGACATCTGTAACCAAGGCCGCTTTGCGGTCCATCGCCGGCAAGCCCCACAGGTCCGTGCAAACCAGAATGTCCTGTGCCGTTCTGTGAGGGCGAAATCGCGCAAAATTCGCAAAGATGAGCGGGACAATCGCTCGTAATGGCAACTATGGGCAATTGCAGTCAAAGGCTGCAGGCAGCCTTGAACCTCGATTCGCGAGAGGGCCACAAGTTTCCCGCCTGCCGCCGTGAAGATGCGTAACAGAGCGGCGAGTAAGAGCCGTACTTTCGCAGTGGCTGCCAAGTGCCAAGTCACAGCACTTCATCTAGCATGATCTGGTAGGTCCGTTGAGGCAGGCGCAGGCTCGGGATCGTGCTTCTGAGTGCTCCTTGCTCAAAGGCCTGGATGACAGATGGATTTCCATACCCCAGCGGGTGAATGTGATGAATACACTGCCAATCAGATTCCAGCATTTCTTCCTTTGCCTATTGCTGTTACTGCCTTTTTCCTTGAGCGCTGCGCCGTCAGCCGACCTCCCGAGTGTCGAACTGACCCCGGCTGAAGAGGCTGAAGTTCAAAAGCTGGTCTTGCCGATACCCGAAAACTGGGTCGGGGACTTCGAGGGCATGCGCGAGCGCCGGTTGGTGCGAATTCTGGTGCCCTACAGCAAGACCTTCTTCGAACTGGACCGCGGTCGCC from Pseudomonas putida encodes:
- a CDS encoding metalloregulator ArsR/SmtB family transcription factor gives rise to the protein MISPPDVFKSLSDETRARATLLIASLGELCVCELMCALDDSQPKVSRHLAQLRSNGMLLDRRQGQWVYYRLNPELPAWVHEMLQVTLQANSQWLADNTLRLKNMDGRPVRDAVCC